In Elgaria multicarinata webbii isolate HBS135686 ecotype San Diego chromosome 15, rElgMul1.1.pri, whole genome shotgun sequence, one genomic interval encodes:
- the MAGT1 gene encoding magnesium transporter protein 1 has translation MAAPLRLLVLGVLAALLGWDGSGVGGQKRKEMVLSEKVSQLMEWTSKRSVIRLNGDKFRRLIKAPPRNYSVIVMFTALQPHRQCVVCKQADEEYQILANSWRYSSSFTNRIFFAMVDFDEGSDVFQMLNMNSAPTFINFPPKGKPKRGDTYELQVRGFAAEQLARWVADRTDVNIRVIRPPNYAGPLMLGLLLAVIGGLVYLRRSNLDFLYNKTGWAFAALCFVLAMTSGQMWNHIRGPPYAHKNPHTGQVNYIHGSSQAQFVAETHIVLLFNAGVTLGIVLLHEAATSDLEVGKRKIMCMAGIGLVVLFFSWLLSIFRSKYHGYPYSFLMS, from the exons ATGGCGGCGCCTCTGAGGCTTTTGGTGCTGGGCGTCCTGGCCGCGCTGCTCGGCTGGGACGGCTCCGGCGTCGGCGGGCAAAAGAGGAAAGAG ATGGTGCTTTCAGAAAAAGTGAGCCAGTTGATGGAATGGACTAGTAAAAGATCAGTCATCCGACTGAATGGTGACAAATTTCGTCGTCTTATAAAGGCACCTCCAAGAAACTACTCCGTGATTGTTATGTTTACTGCTCTTCAGCCTCACAGACAATGTGTTGTGTGCAA GCAAGCTGATGAAGAGTACCAAATACTGGCAAATTCTTGGCGATACTCAAGTTCATTCACCAACAGGATCTTTTTTGCCATGGTTGATTTTGATGAAGGTTCTGATGTATTCCAAATG CTAAACATGAACTCTGCTCCAACGTTCATTAATTTCCCACCGAAAGGGAAACCCAAAAGAGGTGACACTTATGAACTGCAAGTACGAGGTTTCGCTGCTGAACAGCTCGCCCGCTGGGTAGCCGATAGGACCGATGTTAAT ATTCGAGTGATACGGCCTCCGAACTACGCTGGGCCCTTGATGTTGGGGCTGCTGTTGGCTGTTATTGGTGGTCTTGTGTACTTAAGGAGAAGCAACCTGGATTTTCTTTATAACAAAACAGGCTGGGCTTTTGCTGCTCTG TGTTTTGTTCTAGCAATGACATCAGGACAAATGTGGAATCACATTAGGGGGCCTCCGTATGCTCATAAGAATCCTCATACAGGACAAGTG AACTATATCCATGGGAGCAGCCAGGCTCAATTTGTTGCTGAAACGCACATTGTTCTGTTGTTCA ATGCTGGCGTTACTCTTGGGATAGTGCTCCTGCATGAAGCTGCTACTTCTGACCTGGAAGTGGGGAAGAGAAAAA TAATGTGTATGGCCGGCATCGGCTTAGTGGTCCTGTTCTTCAGCTGGCTGCTCTCCATATTTAGATCTAAATACCATGGCTATCCATACAG cTTCCTAATGAGTTAA
- the LOC134409081 gene encoding cytochrome c oxidase subunit 7B, mitochondrial, with translation MFPLARRALGLAARGIQHTVKRQAGHKHGPDFHDKYGNIILLGGVVFCTTIWSYVVTQTGIDWNLSPVGRITPKEWREQ, from the exons ATGTTTCCTTTGGCGAGGAGGGCGCTGGGCCTCGCGG ccCGTGGCATTCAACACACTGTGAAGAGACAAGCTGGCCATAAACATGGTCCTGATTTTCATGACAAATATGGCAACATTATTCTACTTGGTGGAGTTGTGTTTTGTACCACCATTTGGAGCTAT GTTGTGACACAAACTGGGATTGACTGGAATTTGTCACCTGTTGGCCGAATCACCCCAAAAGAATGGAGAGAGCAGTAG